One window from the genome of Bradyrhizobium xenonodulans encodes:
- a CDS encoding ATP-grasp domain-containing protein, with protein sequence MQHPVSAPLGVTVPNYADRMGFAQLTRQAFEGVNLQPLRDQLVERITAGAAHAGEGLDLSLIVQLLGDKAAGLAIQSEVLTFHQLFRTPSAASKPGLRVLALAADIDMGGNTPIEFLLEGSDIELLTLYVVKGAGLPENLPDHDVAIVVASDSEECREALALIEKAAPNWPRPLLNRPELIGNLDRDKLYRLLADIRGLEIPVTAHATRAQLSDLVQGRIACADITGELRFPMIVRPRGTHAGVGLAKIDDVPALAAYLAERQEQDFFVARFVDYASPDGLYRKIRLTMVDGKPYACHMAIAERWDIWYLNADMMFSDEKRAEEAAFMLDFDHAFAARHRSALDEMGRRVGLDYFIVDCAENQNGELLVFEADNTAVVHNMDSPVVFPYKPPQMRKIFAAFTAMLSRHAKAGEGSAA encoded by the coding sequence ATGCAGCATCCAGTTTCCGCGCCGCTCGGCGTGACCGTACCGAACTATGCCGACCGAATGGGCTTTGCGCAGCTGACGCGCCAGGCCTTCGAAGGCGTCAATCTGCAGCCGCTGCGTGACCAACTCGTTGAGCGGATTACGGCAGGGGCGGCGCACGCAGGCGAAGGCCTCGACCTGTCACTGATCGTCCAGCTTCTGGGCGACAAGGCGGCGGGGCTTGCGATCCAGTCGGAGGTGCTCACCTTCCACCAGTTGTTTCGCACGCCCTCCGCGGCTTCGAAGCCCGGCTTGCGCGTGCTGGCGCTTGCGGCCGACATCGACATGGGCGGCAATACGCCGATCGAGTTCCTGCTCGAGGGCTCCGACATCGAGCTCCTGACGCTCTATGTGGTCAAGGGCGCCGGTCTTCCGGAGAATCTGCCCGATCACGACGTCGCCATCGTGGTCGCATCGGACTCGGAGGAATGCCGCGAAGCGCTCGCGCTGATCGAGAAGGCCGCGCCGAACTGGCCGCGGCCGCTGCTCAATCGCCCCGAGTTGATCGGCAATCTCGATCGCGACAAGCTGTATCGGCTGCTGGCGGACATTCGAGGTCTCGAGATTCCCGTGACCGCCCACGCGACGCGCGCGCAATTGTCGGATCTCGTGCAGGGGCGGATCGCTTGCGCCGACATCACGGGCGAATTGCGTTTTCCGATGATCGTGCGGCCGCGCGGCACGCATGCCGGCGTCGGGCTTGCGAAGATTGACGACGTTCCGGCGCTCGCGGCCTATCTTGCCGAGCGGCAGGAGCAGGATTTCTTCGTCGCGCGTTTCGTCGACTATGCGAGCCCCGACGGGCTCTACCGCAAGATTCGGCTCACGATGGTCGACGGCAAGCCCTATGCCTGTCACATGGCGATCGCCGAGCGCTGGGACATCTGGTATCTCAACGCCGATATGATGTTCAGCGACGAGAAGCGCGCCGAGGAGGCCGCCTTCATGCTCGACTTCGATCATGCCTTTGCCGCGCGCCACAGAAGCGCGCTCGACGAGATGGGCAGGCGCGTCGGCCTCGATTATTTCATCGTCGATTGCGCCGAGAACCAGAACGGCGAGCTGCTGGTCTTCGAAGCCGACAACACCGCCGTCGTGCACAACATGGATTCGCCGGTCGTGTTTCCGTACAAGCCGCCGCAGATGCGCAAGATCTTTGCCGCGTTCACGGCGATGCTGTCGCGCCACGCAAAAGCGGGCGAGGGGAGTGCAGCATGA
- a CDS encoding flagellar protein encodes MSISSINYSSSILGAQIRNINQQLTDLSTQLSTGKLSQNYSGMGTNEAFAIAGRAQLSNIAAYTDTITNVNVNINLANTALQSLTTIRNTVQTGSASTAQDLNVNGQTVAQNTAAAQFGSMVGVLNTQSGNRYLFSGTAFNTQSVANAGDIINGTTTQAGFKTVMAERQAADLGAGGTGRLVQTQPTPSSVQVSEDVAGSPFGLKLSAVSSTLTGATVTGPSGSPVSFSVDLNGVNPNNGDKLSVQFTLPDGSTEQIDLTASTATPTPLGSFAIDASVPVNPNNTAANLNTALNTAITKLANTSLVAASAVVAGDNFFNTASSAIGAPVNNQAAPPAPVTGATTLSGASPSDSISPGFVAGDTITVNGTTLTFVSSGATGNQLNVGDSVQTLMSKIDAITGTSKPSTVHGGSITINTDDAASLNVTTSNTGALGSLGFASTPVTATQPPLRVGSSPASSATTLVNGSANTVKWYTGNDGPGSPRSTAMARVDDSVTVQYGVQANEDAIRQQLQAVAVFGTFSTSPTGQYAGGQVSALSLRVTQALTKQPGQQRLEDIQTDLAMSQNTMKEAGTRQTQAKAQLQSIIDQAESASPDQVASEILALQNALQASYQVTSNLSQLSLVKFL; translated from the coding sequence ATGTCGATCAGCAGCATCAACTACTCCTCGTCGATCCTCGGCGCGCAGATTCGCAACATCAATCAGCAGCTCACCGATCTGTCGACGCAGCTTTCGACCGGCAAGCTGTCGCAGAACTATTCCGGGATGGGCACCAACGAGGCCTTTGCGATCGCCGGGCGCGCGCAGCTCTCCAACATCGCCGCCTATACCGATACGATCACGAACGTGAACGTCAACATCAACCTCGCCAACACCGCGCTGCAGTCGCTCACGACGATCCGCAACACGGTGCAGACCGGCTCCGCCAGCACGGCGCAGGACCTCAACGTCAACGGCCAGACCGTCGCGCAGAACACGGCCGCCGCGCAATTCGGCTCGATGGTCGGCGTTCTCAACACGCAGTCGGGCAACCGCTATCTGTTCTCCGGGACGGCGTTCAACACGCAGTCGGTCGCCAATGCCGGCGACATCATCAACGGCACCACCACGCAGGCGGGCTTCAAGACCGTCATGGCGGAACGCCAGGCCGCCGATCTCGGCGCTGGCGGCACGGGACGGCTGGTGCAGACGCAGCCGACGCCGAGCTCGGTGCAGGTGTCCGAGGACGTCGCGGGATCGCCGTTCGGGCTCAAGCTCTCGGCGGTGTCCTCGACGCTGACGGGAGCGACCGTCACCGGTCCGAGCGGCTCGCCGGTGTCGTTCTCGGTCGATCTCAACGGCGTCAACCCGAACAACGGCGACAAGCTGAGCGTCCAGTTCACGCTGCCGGACGGCTCGACCGAGCAGATCGACCTGACCGCGTCCACGGCCACGCCGACGCCGCTCGGCAGCTTCGCGATCGATGCGAGCGTCCCGGTCAACCCGAACAACACCGCCGCGAATCTCAACACCGCGCTGAACACCGCGATCACGAAGCTCGCCAACACCTCGCTGGTGGCGGCATCCGCGGTCGTCGCGGGCGACAATTTCTTCAACACCGCGAGCTCGGCGATCGGTGCGCCCGTCAACAATCAGGCGGCACCGCCGGCTCCCGTCACCGGAGCAACCACGCTGTCCGGCGCGAGCCCTTCGGATTCGATCTCGCCCGGCTTCGTCGCCGGCGACACCATCACCGTGAACGGCACCACGCTGACCTTCGTCAGCTCGGGCGCGACCGGCAACCAGCTCAACGTCGGCGACAGCGTCCAGACGCTGATGAGCAAGATCGACGCGATCACCGGCACGTCGAAGCCATCGACCGTGCATGGCGGTTCGATCACGATCAACACCGACGATGCGGCCAGCCTCAACGTCACGACCTCGAACACGGGCGCGCTGGGTTCGCTCGGCTTCGCCTCGACGCCCGTGACCGCCACGCAGCCGCCGCTCCGCGTCGGCTCCTCGCCGGCGAGCTCGGCAACGACGCTGGTCAACGGCTCGGCCAATACCGTGAAATGGTACACCGGCAATGACGGGCCCGGCTCGCCGCGCTCCACCGCGATGGCGCGGGTCGACGATTCCGTCACGGTGCAATATGGCGTGCAGGCCAACGAGGACGCGATCCGCCAGCAATTGCAGGCGGTCGCCGTGTTCGGGACGTTCTCGACCTCGCCGACCGGGCAATATGCGGGCGGGCAGGTCTCCGCGCTGAGCCTGCGGGTGACGCAGGCGCTGACGAAACAGCCGGGACAGCAGCGCCTCGAGGACATCCAGACCGACCTTGCGATGTCCCAGAACACGATGAAGGAAGCGGGCACGCGCCAGACCCAGGCCAAGGCGCAGCTCCAGTCCATCATCGACCAGGCGGAGTCGGCCTCGCCGGACCAGGTGGCGAGCGAGATCCTGGCGCTTCAGAACGCGCTGCAGGCGTCCTACCAGGTTACCTCGAACCTCTCGCAGCTCTCGCTCGTCAAGTTCCTGTAA